A single Ignavibacteriales bacterium DNA region contains:
- a CDS encoding PorV/PorQ family protein codes for MKTLQYISMIVILGTAALFGQTKVGTTAANFLTVPVGSKAAGMGGAFVAVANDATSLFWNVGGISRLERSEFNVSYSDWLVGTNYNWAGLVFRGVDDAFGISVNQLDYGDEEITTPEQPNGTGQRWKAQDIALGVSYSRNLTDRFSIGGTLKYIRQQIWNESASAFALDVGLLFYTQLPGLKIGMNIANFGTEMKLDGKDLYQPVDVDPANTGNNEKITATLNTDYWTLPLVFTVGLGYDFAVTDDFRFEVATDAVYPNNHTAYLNLGGEVTWSNMVSLRAGYNSLLKSEEAEEGLNAGVGFKYDFGSFSARIDYSYADYKRFKDISKVSLSIGF; via the coding sequence ATGAAAACATTACAATATATTAGTATGATCGTAATACTGGGGACTGCGGCTCTGTTCGGCCAGACGAAAGTCGGTACAACCGCTGCTAATTTTCTTACCGTTCCGGTTGGCTCAAAAGCCGCCGGAATGGGAGGGGCATTTGTTGCAGTGGCAAACGATGCAACCTCACTCTTCTGGAACGTGGGAGGAATCTCACGGCTGGAGCGGAGTGAGTTTAATGTGTCTTATTCTGACTGGCTCGTCGGCACCAATTATAACTGGGCAGGGCTTGTATTCCGCGGTGTGGATGATGCTTTCGGTATCAGCGTGAATCAGCTTGACTACGGTGATGAAGAGATAACCACTCCGGAACAGCCAAACGGCACCGGCCAGCGCTGGAAAGCTCAGGATATTGCCCTTGGTGTATCCTACTCCAGAAACCTGACCGACAGGTTCTCCATCGGCGGAACGTTGAAATACATCCGCCAGCAGATATGGAATGAATCAGCTTCAGCATTCGCGCTGGATGTCGGGCTTCTCTTTTATACCCAGCTTCCTGGCTTGAAAATTGGAATGAATATAGCTAACTTTGGAACTGAAATGAAACTTGACGGAAAAGACCTCTACCAGCCGGTGGATGTTGACCCCGCCAATACTGGTAATAATGAAAAAATTACCGCGACACTGAATACAGATTACTGGACTCTGCCGCTGGTGTTTACTGTTGGTTTAGGGTATGATTTCGCTGTAACAGATGATTTCAGATTTGAAGTTGCTACCGATGCTGTCTATCCCAACAATCACACTGCCTATCTTAATCTCGGCGGAGAAGTTACCTGGAGTAATATGGTCTCCTTGCGGGCCGGTTATAACTCCCTGCTCAAATCTGAAGAGGCAGAGGAAGGGCTGAACGCAGGTGTCGGATTTAAGTACGACTTTGGTTCTTTTTCAGCACGGATTGATTACAGCTACGCTGATTACAAACGATTTAAAGATATTTCAAAAGTTTCGTTATCAATCGGTTTTTAA
- a CDS encoding HAD family phosphatase, which yields MIMSRYKVIVFDLGNVLIPFDHTLAAKRFEAVATGMGERYMNFFREHYDVHRAFERGDMSRKDFISFCLNLLDQKTDPETFCRYISEIFTVNEDVTALLPELKKRYRLVLLSNTNDIHHEFGWQHYPFLRNFEKLILSHEVNAVKPEDKIYKAVEAYTQEAPSSHIFIDDIAEYAEGARRQGWDAIQFTGYDNLVKELRSRGII from the coding sequence ATGATTATGAGTAGATATAAAGTTATAGTTTTTGATCTCGGCAATGTTCTGATTCCCTTTGACCATACTCTTGCCGCAAAAAGATTTGAGGCAGTCGCAACGGGGATGGGAGAACGGTATATGAATTTTTTCCGGGAGCATTATGATGTCCACCGTGCATTTGAGCGGGGGGATATGTCCCGAAAGGATTTCATTTCTTTCTGCCTTAATCTGCTTGACCAGAAGACTGACCCGGAAACATTCTGCAGATACATATCAGAGATTTTTACTGTGAATGAAGATGTGACAGCACTTCTTCCTGAACTGAAAAAACGGTACCGGTTAGTGCTTCTTTCCAACACCAATGATATCCATCATGAATTCGGCTGGCAGCATTACCCGTTTCTGCGGAACTTTGAAAAGCTGATTCTTTCTCATGAAGTGAACGCAGTAAAGCCGGAAGATAAAATTTATAAGGCGGTTGAAGCATATACACAGGAAGCACCTTCCTCACATATCTTTATAGATGATATTGCTGAATATGCTGAAGGTGCCCGGAGACAGGGGTGGGATGCCATACAGTTCACGGGATATGATAATCTCGTAAAAGAACTGCGCTCAAGGGGAATAATTTAA
- a CDS encoding insulinase family protein — protein sequence MKTLLYIFIVLSIALYPQVDRTKPPVPGPAPEIKIGSYEKFELKNGLKVFVVKNDKLPVISVSLSLDIDPILEKDKTGYISAAGMLLRTGTKNRSKDRLDEEIDKIGATISTSSGGVYGYALKKHAETLFDLISDITINANFTQQELAKIKQMMQSNLAASLEEPDAIADRVMKKLYYGEGHPYAEYETAESVDKFTLDDCKSFYETYFRPQTGYMAIVGDITLAEAKKLAEKYFAQWQKKDVPKHTYKAPEPPKSPVIAIVNRDNAVQTNILVGHPVQLSMNSPDVIKARVTNTILGGGTFRLFLNLREKNGWTYGAYSSLNNDRLVGSFAASANVRNEVTDSAITEILNEMKRIGKEPVPEKELQMVKNYISGSFAISLESPQTVANFAINTERYKLSKDYFRNYLKSVAAVKPADISAAAKKYILADRSYIILVGKADEILEKVQKFSTAPVLFYDELGNRIEKTKPAGDEAVLTGEDIIRKYIQAIGGADNIMKVQDKTVMMQAKIQNYDISAVIYQKAPDKMLQKFTFAGMDQVIVYDGEKAFQKSMMGEEELTGDNLEMMQFEAGLHNILRLSDLGVTIENKGLDKAGGKDAWKIEITMKGGAVIRHFYDKETGLRLREERTVDSPQGKITQSTDLSDYKEVNGVLYPHLMKQNAGGMTLELKITAIQINAGIADSVFKVN from the coding sequence ATGAAAACGCTATTATATATTTTTATTGTACTGAGTATTGCACTCTATCCGCAGGTTGACAGAACCAAACCTCCCGTTCCGGGTCCGGCTCCCGAAATAAAAATCGGGAGTTATGAAAAATTTGAACTGAAAAACGGACTGAAAGTCTTTGTCGTGAAAAATGACAAACTGCCGGTCATTTCCGTTTCCCTTTCCCTGGATATAGACCCAATCCTCGAGAAGGATAAAACCGGATATATATCAGCAGCGGGCATGCTGCTGCGAACCGGCACAAAAAACCGGAGCAAGGACCGTCTGGATGAGGAGATTGACAAAATCGGTGCGACGATTTCCACCTCCTCCGGCGGTGTTTACGGCTATGCACTCAAGAAACATGCTGAAACGCTGTTTGATCTGATATCTGATATTACCATCAACGCAAATTTCACGCAGCAGGAACTCGCCAAGATTAAGCAGATGATGCAGTCCAATCTTGCCGCTTCGCTGGAAGAACCGGATGCCATTGCCGACCGTGTAATGAAAAAACTCTATTACGGCGAAGGTCACCCGTATGCTGAGTATGAAACTGCAGAGTCGGTAGATAAATTCACCCTTGATGACTGTAAATCATTTTATGAAACCTATTTCCGCCCGCAGACCGGATATATGGCAATCGTGGGAGACATAACTCTTGCTGAAGCTAAAAAGCTCGCAGAAAAATATTTCGCGCAATGGCAGAAAAAGGATGTTCCGAAACATACCTACAAAGCACCCGAACCTCCGAAGAGTCCGGTTATCGCGATTGTTAACCGGGACAATGCAGTACAGACCAATATCCTTGTCGGTCATCCTGTACAGCTTTCGATGAACAGTCCCGATGTTATCAAGGCACGTGTAACAAACACCATCCTTGGAGGAGGCACCTTCCGCTTATTCCTTAATCTTCGTGAAAAGAACGGCTGGACCTACGGTGCTTATTCATCACTCAACAATGACCGGCTTGTCGGAAGTTTTGCTGCATCCGCGAATGTCCGGAATGAAGTCACTGACAGCGCCATTACTGAGATTCTGAATGAGATGAAACGTATCGGCAAGGAACCGGTACCAGAAAAAGAACTGCAGATGGTCAAGAATTATATCAGCGGATCGTTCGCCATATCACTTGAGAGTCCGCAGACGGTAGCCAATTTTGCTATCAACACCGAGCGGTATAAGCTGTCCAAGGATTATTTCCGCAATTACCTGAAATCCGTCGCGGCAGTCAAGCCGGCGGATATATCAGCTGCTGCAAAAAAGTATATCCTTGCTGACCGCTCTTACATCATTCTGGTTGGAAAAGCAGATGAGATACTTGAGAAGGTTCAAAAATTCTCCACCGCTCCGGTACTCTTCTACGATGAACTGGGCAACCGCATTGAAAAAACGAAACCCGCCGGTGACGAAGCAGTCCTTACCGGCGAGGATATTATCCGTAAATATATACAGGCAATCGGCGGTGCGGACAATATCATGAAGGTTCAGGATAAAACCGTGATGATGCAGGCAAAGATTCAGAACTATGACATAAGCGCCGTAATCTATCAGAAGGCGCCGGATAAGATGCTGCAGAAATTCACCTTTGCCGGGATGGATCAGGTAATTGTGTATGACGGTGAAAAAGCATTTCAGAAGAGCATGATGGGAGAAGAGGAACTCACCGGTGACAATCTGGAAATGATGCAGTTTGAAGCAGGTCTGCACAACATACTGCGCCTTAGCGATCTTGGCGTAACCATCGAAAACAAAGGTCTGGATAAAGCCGGCGGAAAAGATGCATGGAAGATAGAAATTACAATGAAAGGCGGGGCTGTTATCCGTCACTTTTACGATAAGGAAACCGGTTTAAGACTTCGTGAAGAAAGAACAGTTGACTCCCCCCAGGGAAAGATTACGCAGTCAACCGACCTGAGCGATTACAAGGAAGTAAACGGCGTGCTTTATCCCCATCTGATGAAACAAAACGCAGGCGGAATGACCCTTGAACTGAAGATTACGGCAATTCAGATTAACGCGGGAATTGCTGATTCAGTATTCAAAGTCAACTAA
- a CDS encoding DUF72 domain-containing protein: MLKTGTCSWKYDSWTGLVYSPGVKNYLTEYSRKYPTVEIDQWFWSLHGPESVSLPREKDVVGYTESVPDDFRFTIKIPNSITLTHFYSRGKAPLVENPHFLSPELMESFLKTLDPMKGKLGPLMFQFEYLNKQKMPSQAEFQERFGAFIETIPSGYEYAVEIRNPNYLNKSFFEFLAKQKLIPVLIHGYYMPPVYETLAKPFTHSFKKMVIRLHGPDREGIEELTGKKWNQIVLPKNDDLQKVVNAIRILLSRETEIYLNVNNHYEGSAPLTIDRINELMGEEMNLLPPNESRKDV; encoded by the coding sequence ATGCTCAAAACAGGCACCTGCAGCTGGAAATATGATTCCTGGACCGGTCTGGTTTACAGCCCCGGAGTCAAAAATTATTTAACAGAGTATTCACGGAAATATCCCACCGTGGAAATTGACCAGTGGTTCTGGTCTCTTCACGGGCCGGAATCGGTTTCTCTTCCCAGAGAAAAAGATGTGGTGGGTTACACTGAGTCAGTGCCAGATGATTTCCGGTTTACCATTAAAATTCCTAACAGCATTACCCTCACACATTTTTACTCGAGGGGTAAAGCTCCGCTGGTGGAAAATCCCCATTTCCTGTCGCCGGAATTAATGGAGTCTTTTCTAAAGACCCTGGATCCGATGAAAGGAAAACTCGGACCACTGATGTTTCAGTTTGAGTATCTTAATAAGCAAAAGATGCCTTCACAGGCAGAGTTTCAGGAGCGGTTTGGGGCATTTATTGAGACGATACCCTCCGGTTATGAGTATGCTGTCGAAATCAGAAACCCAAATTACCTGAATAAGTCATTCTTTGAATTTCTTGCGAAACAGAAGCTGATTCCGGTACTGATTCACGGTTATTATATGCCGCCGGTTTATGAGACGCTTGCCAAACCCTTTACCCACAGTTTCAAAAAAATGGTCATCCGGCTTCACGGACCTGACCGGGAGGGGATTGAGGAACTCACCGGAAAGAAGTGGAATCAGATTGTGCTGCCAAAAAATGATGACCTGCAGAAAGTGGTGAATGCCATCCGGATTCTCCTCTCCCGGGAGACGGAGATTTACCTGAATGTTAACAACCACTATGAGGGCTCAGCCCCGCTGACGATTGACCGGATAAACGAGTTAATGGGGGAAGAGATGAATCTGTTGCCCCCTAACGAATCGCGCAAAGACGTTTAG
- a CDS encoding T9SS type A sorting domain-containing protein, producing MKKLFTLIALMAVSTVFAQNVTVTFRVDLGAQVFKGFYVPASDSITVRGSFQENSANGGSNWSGWNFKMADADADTVYTVDAVIPATFAGTNYEFKFVKGPDGWEGVDNRTFTLAASGTQTLPVYWFNNDSAYTTVVLVTNTANFTADLSTIYGTGVGRFDPAQDSLLVMGLDWDGLGTVISGERRLFEDPLTPRIFTTSMTYKGALGDSTKWKFKAFPDARFTNTGWETGSDRWLTYVADGTTLDLEPIVPRIFPVTGNLTQNVTALFQVNMSGPLVNKLNGQNIDPNSVQWVGLKGGSAPIGNWAGNWVAADTTAGYMRVLNDAGIDGDKVAGDKIWSDTVVFWTGLGAGAIEYKYAVAYPGYDTANGGTTPLDNEGGFGENHLFFLALDITYAELYNIFGDFLTSVKEDETVFTPGEFSLGQNYPNPFNPSTKISYSIPVDGIVSLKVYNLIGQEVATLVENFQLKGGYTASFDASKLNSGVYFYTLSVGDYSVTKKMMLLK from the coding sequence ATGAAAAAACTGTTCACTCTTATTGCCCTTATGGCGGTGAGCACTGTATTCGCGCAGAACGTTACAGTGACTTTCCGTGTTGATCTGGGCGCTCAGGTGTTCAAAGGGTTCTATGTTCCTGCATCTGATTCCATAACAGTTCGCGGAAGCTTCCAGGAAAATTCCGCCAATGGCGGCAGCAACTGGTCTGGCTGGAACTTCAAAATGGCTGATGCTGACGCTGATACGGTATATACCGTTGATGCTGTCATTCCTGCTACATTCGCCGGTACCAACTACGAATTCAAATTCGTAAAAGGACCTGACGGATGGGAAGGTGTTGATAACAGAACATTTACTCTTGCTGCATCAGGAACCCAGACCCTTCCGGTTTACTGGTTCAATAATGATTCCGCATACACCACTGTTGTTCTGGTTACCAATACAGCAAATTTTACTGCTGATCTCAGCACCATCTATGGAACCGGCGTTGGCCGTTTCGATCCCGCACAGGACTCCCTCCTTGTTATGGGTCTTGACTGGGATGGTCTCGGAACCGTTATCAGCGGCGAAAGAAGACTGTTTGAAGATCCTCTCACTCCGAGAATTTTCACCACCAGCATGACCTACAAAGGCGCTCTTGGTGACTCAACAAAGTGGAAATTCAAAGCTTTCCCTGACGCACGCTTCACCAACACTGGCTGGGAAACTGGTTCAGACAGATGGTTAACGTATGTTGCTGACGGCACCACACTTGATCTGGAACCAATCGTTCCGAGAATTTTCCCGGTTACCGGAAATCTTACTCAGAATGTTACCGCGCTCTTCCAGGTTAATATGTCCGGACCGCTCGTTAACAAATTGAATGGCCAGAACATTGATCCAAATTCAGTTCAGTGGGTTGGTTTAAAAGGCGGCTCAGCTCCTATCGGAAACTGGGCTGGAAACTGGGTTGCTGCTGATACCACTGCCGGTTACATGCGCGTTCTTAACGATGCAGGTATTGACGGTGATAAAGTTGCAGGCGACAAAATCTGGTCAGATACCGTTGTATTCTGGACCGGCTTAGGCGCAGGTGCTATCGAATATAAATATGCAGTTGCTTATCCTGGTTATGATACTGCTAACGGCGGCACAACACCGCTTGATAACGAAGGCGGATTCGGTGAAAACCACCTTTTCTTCCTCGCGCTTGATATTACCTATGCAGAACTGTATAATATCTTCGGTGACTTCCTGACCTCAGTTAAGGAAGATGAAACCGTATTCACCCCGGGCGAATTCTCACTCGGCCAGAACTATCCTAATCCGTTCAACCCTTCAACCAAGATCAGCTATTCCATCCCTGTTGACGGAATCGTTTCTCTGAAGGTATATAACCTGATCGGACAGGAAGTTGCAACACTGGTTGAAAACTTCCAGCTTAAGGGCGGATATACTGCTTCATTTGACGCATCAAAACTGAACTCAGGTGTTTATTTCTACACCCTGAGCGTTGGTGACTACTCAGTAACCAAAAAGATGATGCTCTTAAAGTAA
- a CDS encoding insulinase family protein has product MKTKSALLLLLLSITLAAQSKKIEFTEYDLPNGLHVILHQDNSTPIVAVTITYHVGSKNEDPKRTGFAHFFEHLMFEGTANIKRGQIDSLVQNAGGQLNASTDFDATRYFLLLPSNQLELGLWIESERLLHAKIDSSGVETQRAVVKEERRERIDNQPYGSFLEQTFSHAYQVHPYRWTPIGSFQYIDEATIEEFRDFYKTFYVPNNAVLSIAGDIDIEKTKKLIEKYFGEIPRGTKDIPRPKEVEPKKTAEVRDTVYDKIQLPAVIQAYHIPAMGTADFYALNMLTTLLSSGQSSRLYKELVDNTQLSVSTGSFPFALEHPGLFVIYSIANMGKTADQNEEAVNREVKKVQDEMISEDEFIKLRNQIETSFIGDKQRVQGIAEALAQYYLFFRNSNLINTDLDQYLRVTREDIQRVAREYLTPENRVTLYYLPKPAGKQ; this is encoded by the coding sequence ATGAAAACTAAATCTGCTCTGCTGTTGCTGCTTCTGTCAATCACTCTGGCGGCACAGTCAAAGAAAATTGAATTCACCGAATATGATCTGCCAAACGGGCTGCATGTTATCCTCCATCAGGATAATTCAACCCCCATCGTTGCAGTCACCATCACCTACCACGTCGGGTCAAAAAACGAAGATCCAAAACGGACCGGCTTTGCCCACTTCTTCGAACATCTGATGTTTGAAGGAACAGCCAACATCAAGCGGGGACAGATTGACTCCCTCGTGCAGAATGCCGGAGGACAGCTTAATGCTTCAACCGATTTTGATGCAACACGCTATTTTCTGCTGCTCCCCTCCAACCAGCTTGAACTGGGGCTGTGGATTGAATCGGAGCGGCTGCTTCACGCAAAGATTGACTCCTCCGGAGTTGAAACCCAGCGCGCTGTTGTAAAAGAAGAACGCCGTGAGCGGATTGACAATCAGCCCTACGGAAGTTTCCTTGAGCAGACGTTCTCCCACGCATATCAGGTGCATCCATACCGCTGGACTCCTATCGGATCATTCCAGTATATAGATGAAGCAACCATCGAGGAATTCAGAGATTTCTACAAAACTTTTTATGTTCCCAACAACGCAGTACTCTCCATTGCGGGTGACATTGATATAGAGAAAACCAAAAAACTCATTGAAAAATACTTTGGTGAAATACCCCGGGGCACCAAAGATATACCACGTCCGAAGGAAGTTGAGCCAAAGAAAACCGCTGAAGTCCGCGACACTGTGTATGACAAGATTCAGCTTCCCGCGGTTATTCAGGCGTATCACATCCCTGCAATGGGAACTGCTGATTTTTATGCACTAAATATGCTGACTACCCTGCTCTCCTCCGGACAGAGTTCACGATTATATAAAGAACTGGTTGATAATACCCAGTTATCCGTATCAACCGGATCATTCCCCTTTGCTCTTGAGCATCCGGGGCTGTTTGTGATCTACTCCATAGCCAACATGGGTAAAACCGCCGATCAGAATGAGGAAGCGGTAAACCGGGAGGTGAAAAAAGTTCAGGATGAAATGATTTCAGAAGATGAATTCATCAAACTGCGGAACCAGATTGAAACCAGTTTCATTGGTGATAAGCAGCGCGTTCAGGGAATCGCGGAAGCGTTAGCCCAGTATTATCTATTCTTCCGTAACAGCAATCTGATAAATACCGATCTGGATCAGTATCTGAGAGTCACCCGTGAGGATATACAGCGAGTGGCGCGGGAATACCTTACCCCTGAAAACAGAGTTACCCTTTATTATCTGCCAAAACCGGCGGGAAAGCAATAA
- a CDS encoding TonB-dependent receptor: MLKRLRYILPLFFLVALLTADLAAQSGKVSGRVTDKVTNEALPFVNVIIEGTTQGAATDLDGYYNILNVAPGTYTIKASAIGYNSQSVSGVRVSIDLTSKIDFVLSETSLTLKDEVVVVATKPLVTKDLTASTAIVGADDIAALPVTEFQEVLGLKAGVVGNSVRGGRSGEVVYAIDGVPVTDVYDGGTVVDVNANSIQELQFVSGAFNAEYGKALSGYVNIATKDGKNTFEGNVTTYFGDYYSDRTDIFRAIDDFDPLSIHNFEGSLSGPIIPNSLYFYGNFRYVYFGGWLNGKRVFNPWDITTNLGASVPLENRYDIQKTGDGEIVPMNWNQKVYGQGKLTYRVIPEIKLTYNYMIDDVEYRDYDHSFAYNPDGDFKKFRTGHTNILGMTHTLGSSTFYQLNLSYFFKRFRQYVYEDYNDPKYTHNELLGQSPADVPSFRTGGTQSSHFKRTTGTYGVKFDITSQVTQIHQVKAGVEFNRHNLSFDNVNLIQPDGIGSPKDTRNPYVTLRVPDINNPAENLAIDIYTRNPVEFSAYLQDKIELSELIINIGLRYDMFMPDGKLLVDPSDPNIYNPLNPANIAKTLAERQTYWYKDASTKSQLSPRLGVAFPITDRGVIHFSYGYFFQIPPFDLLYTNPEFKFGQGTGNLGIAGNSDLRPQGTISGEVGVQQAITDDISIDLTAYFRDIRDLAGTRADEITLFGGSGRYSQFVNSDFGFVKGIVFTLTKRFSDGWSGTIDYTLQSAKGNASDPAATRNALVGGALPEIQLIRLNQDQTHTINVTFSYAAENWGLSMIGNYGSGFPYTPNQSINLSTLLTNSETKPTYVNADFRAYYDFKIMDTYKISFFTRIYNLFDIRNEVNVYGDSGTADFTVEEFLRRQQNLPVIVNTLDEWYRVPTNYSEPRRIEFGATLFF; this comes from the coding sequence ATGCTGAAAAGATTACGGTATATATTACCGTTATTTTTTCTGGTAGCTCTTCTGACTGCTGACCTGGCTGCCCAGTCAGGCAAGGTTTCAGGAAGGGTGACCGATAAAGTAACTAACGAAGCATTGCCATTTGTCAATGTGATAATTGAAGGCACAACACAGGGTGCGGCAACTGATCTGGATGGTTATTACAACATCCTCAATGTAGCGCCCGGTACCTATACCATTAAAGCATCCGCAATCGGATATAACTCGCAGAGCGTTTCCGGTGTGCGCGTTTCAATTGACCTGACATCCAAAATTGATTTTGTTCTCAGCGAAACTTCCCTGACCCTGAAGGATGAAGTTGTGGTTGTTGCAACAAAACCGCTGGTGACCAAGGACTTAACCGCGTCAACCGCCATTGTCGGCGCTGATGATATTGCAGCCCTGCCGGTTACTGAATTTCAGGAGGTGCTGGGTCTTAAAGCCGGAGTGGTCGGTAATTCAGTCCGAGGCGGCAGAAGCGGTGAAGTTGTTTACGCTATTGACGGTGTGCCGGTAACAGACGTCTATGACGGCGGTACCGTTGTTGATGTAAACGCAAACTCTATTCAGGAACTGCAGTTCGTGTCAGGAGCTTTTAACGCCGAATACGGAAAAGCGCTTTCAGGTTATGTAAACATCGCGACAAAAGATGGTAAAAACACCTTTGAAGGAAATGTCACCACATACTTTGGCGACTATTACAGCGACCGTACGGATATCTTCCGCGCAATAGATGATTTTGATCCCCTCTCAATTCACAACTTTGAAGGATCCTTAAGCGGCCCGATTATTCCGAACAGTCTCTACTTCTACGGGAATTTCCGCTATGTATACTTCGGCGGATGGCTGAACGGCAAACGGGTGTTTAATCCGTGGGATATCACCACCAACCTTGGTGCCTCAGTTCCTCTTGAAAACAGATACGATATTCAAAAAACCGGAGACGGTGAAATAGTCCCGATGAACTGGAACCAGAAAGTCTACGGACAGGGCAAGCTGACATACCGTGTTATCCCGGAGATCAAGCTTACCTATAACTATATGATTGATGATGTGGAATACCGTGATTATGATCATAGTTTCGCATATAATCCTGATGGTGACTTTAAGAAATTCAGAACCGGTCATACCAACATTCTCGGCATGACTCATACACTTGGTTCAAGCACATTCTATCAGCTTAACCTGAGCTACTTCTTTAAGAGATTCAGACAGTACGTCTATGAGGATTATAACGATCCTAAATACACGCATAATGAACTGCTTGGCCAGTCACCTGCTGATGTTCCCAGCTTCAGAACCGGCGGAACACAGTCATCACATTTCAAAAGAACAACCGGTACCTACGGTGTTAAGTTTGATATAACCTCACAGGTTACACAGATTCATCAGGTTAAAGCCGGTGTGGAGTTTAACCGCCACAATCTCAGCTTTGATAACGTGAATCTGATACAGCCGGACGGTATTGGTTCACCGAAGGATACCCGCAACCCGTATGTTACCCTGCGTGTTCCGGATATCAACAATCCGGCAGAAAATCTTGCGATTGATATTTATACCCGCAACCCGGTTGAGTTCTCAGCCTATCTGCAGGATAAAATTGAGCTGAGCGAGCTCATTATTAATATCGGTCTCCGCTATGATATGTTCATGCCTGACGGCAAGCTGCTGGTTGATCCTTCTGACCCGAATATATACAACCCGCTCAATCCGGCGAACATCGCGAAGACTCTTGCTGAAAGACAGACATACTGGTATAAGGATGCCAGTACAAAAAGCCAGCTCAGCCCTCGCCTTGGTGTTGCATTCCCGATAACCGACCGCGGAGTGATTCACTTCTCCTACGGCTACTTCTTCCAGATTCCGCCGTTTGACCTGTTATATACCAATCCTGAATTTAAGTTCGGACAGGGAACAGGAAACCTCGGTATTGCAGGCAACTCAGATCTCAGGCCTCAGGGAACCATCAGCGGTGAAGTCGGCGTTCAGCAGGCAATCACCGATGATATATCAATTGACCTGACTGCCTACTTCCGTGATATACGCGATCTGGCAGGCACCCGTGCTGATGAAATTACCCTCTTCGGCGGTTCAGGACGTTACAGCCAGTTTGTTAACTCAGACTTCGGTTTTGTAAAAGGAATCGTCTTTACTCTGACCAAACGTTTCTCCGACGGATGGTCCGGTACAATTGATTATACACTGCAGTCTGCAAAAGGCAACGCGTCCGATCCTGCGGCTACCAGAAACGCGCTGGTTGGCGGAGCGCTTCCTGAGATTCAGCTTATCCGCCTGAATCAGGATCAGACACACACGATTAACGTTACATTCTCCTATGCTGCTGAAAACTGGGGCCTCAGCATGATTGGCAATTACGGCAGCGGTTTCCCGTATACACCGAATCAGTCAATTAATCTCTCAACCCTGCTGACTAACAGCGAAACAAAGCCGACGTATGTAAACGCGGATTTCCGCGCGTATTATGATTTTAAGATCATGGATACCTACAAAATCAGCTTCTTTACCAGAATCTATAACCTCTTTGATATCCGCAATGAGGTGAATGTGTATGGTGACAGCGGAACGGCTGACTTTACGGTTGAGGAATTCCTCAGACGCCAGCAGAATCTTCCGGTCATCGTTAACACGCTTGATGAGTGGTACCGCGTTCCGACCAACTACTCCGAGCCCCGGAGAATTGAATTTGGTGCAACGTTATTCTTTTAA